The Chryseolinea soli genome contains a region encoding:
- a CDS encoding thioredoxin family protein: MKTKMKFWVMLICASVLFAGSTTSYQLGDSVSDFKLKNVDGKMVSLSDYKSGKGVIVIFDCNTCPYSRAYNDRIIGLNRKYATQGFPVVAINPNDPAQSPGDSFDEMAAVAKKKHYDFPYLQDISQEVARAFGASNTPHVFVLKKEGTDFKVAYIGTIDNNTRDAAAADKKYVEEAVNALLENKPVATPKTKAIGCGIRWKNS, encoded by the coding sequence ATGAAAACGAAAATGAAATTCTGGGTGATGCTGATCTGCGCAAGTGTCTTGTTTGCCGGTAGCACCACGTCCTATCAGCTCGGCGACAGCGTATCGGATTTCAAACTGAAAAATGTTGATGGCAAAATGGTATCGCTCTCCGACTATAAAAGCGGCAAGGGCGTGATCGTTATTTTCGATTGCAACACCTGCCCCTACTCGCGCGCCTACAACGACCGCATTATCGGCCTCAACAGAAAATATGCAACGCAAGGTTTTCCGGTAGTAGCCATCAACCCCAACGACCCTGCACAGTCGCCCGGCGACTCGTTTGATGAAATGGCAGCCGTTGCAAAAAAGAAGCACTATGATTTCCCCTACCTTCAAGACATTTCACAAGAAGTAGCCCGCGCGTTCGGCGCTTCCAACACACCCCATGTTTTCGTTTTGAAAAAAGAGGGCACAGATTTCAAAGTAGCCTACATCGGCACCATCGACAACAACACACGCGATGCCGCCGCGGCCGACAAGAAATACGTTGAAGAAGCTGTGAATGCCCTGTTAGAAAACAAACCTGTTGCAACACCGAAAACAAAGGCTATCGGCTGCGGTATTCGGTGGAAGAATTCTTGA
- a CDS encoding TlpA disulfide reductase family protein, whose protein sequence is MRKPLVLLCLLVASAASAQQANVIKFDKLQALIDSKSDQVQVINFWATWCAPCVKELPLLEKLNATNDPTVKVTLINLDFADKLEKVNAFIARKNMKTDVLLLDEIDYNTWIDKVDKSWGGAIPATLIINPKNGRRKFLDKELQEGDLEKLIAEVK, encoded by the coding sequence ATGAGAAAACCCCTCGTCCTGCTTTGCCTTCTCGTTGCCTCGGCGGCCTCGGCCCAACAGGCAAATGTGATAAAATTCGACAAACTCCAGGCTCTGATCGACTCCAAAAGCGACCAGGTTCAGGTCATCAACTTCTGGGCCACCTGGTGTGCCCCCTGCGTGAAGGAACTCCCCCTACTGGAAAAACTCAACGCGACCAACGACCCTACCGTGAAGGTCACGCTCATCAACCTCGACTTTGCCGACAAACTCGAGAAAGTCAACGCCTTCATCGCCCGCAAAAACATGAAGACCGATGTCTTGTTGCTGGACGAGATCGACTACAATACCTGGATCGACAAGGTGGATAAATCGTGGGGCGGCGCTATCCCGGCCACCCTTATCATCAACCCCAAAAACGGTCGTCGAAAATTCCTGGACAAAGAGTTACAGGAAGGCGATCTTGAAAAGCTTATTGCAGAAGTAAAATAA
- a CDS encoding NAD(P)H-dependent flavin oxidoreductase, whose protein sequence is MKDFSNRVTKLFNIQYPIIQAGMVWCSGWRLASAVSNAGGLGIIGAGSMRPEILQEHIQKCKQATDRPFGVNVPLLYPEMDRIMAIIVEEKVRIVFTSAGNPGLWTAFLKERGITVVHVVSSVKFALKAQQAGVDAVVAEGFEAGGHNGREETTTLVLIPLVRDAISIPLIAAGGIGSGRTMLAAEVLGAEGVQIGSRFAVSVESSAHENFKQRIIQSNEGDTVVTLKQLTPVRLIKNKFYLKVQEAEWRGASKEELDGLLGKRRSKTGIFEGDLDEGELEIGQVSAALKKIETAAEIVKSVWEEYGLLKKSLCP, encoded by the coding sequence ATGAAGGACTTTTCAAACCGGGTTACCAAACTTTTCAACATTCAATACCCTATCATCCAGGCCGGCATGGTGTGGTGCAGTGGCTGGCGCCTCGCCTCGGCGGTGAGCAATGCCGGAGGACTGGGCATTATCGGTGCCGGGTCGATGCGCCCGGAGATCTTGCAGGAGCATATCCAAAAATGCAAGCAAGCCACGGACCGCCCGTTTGGAGTCAACGTGCCCCTGCTCTACCCGGAGATGGACCGGATCATGGCCATCATTGTGGAGGAAAAAGTGCGCATCGTCTTCACGTCTGCCGGGAACCCTGGTTTATGGACTGCTTTTTTGAAAGAGCGGGGCATCACGGTCGTGCACGTTGTGTCGAGCGTGAAATTTGCCCTCAAGGCGCAGCAAGCCGGAGTCGATGCCGTGGTGGCGGAAGGTTTTGAGGCCGGCGGTCACAACGGCCGAGAAGAGACCACCACACTGGTGCTCATCCCCCTGGTTCGCGACGCTATTTCTATTCCGCTGATTGCCGCCGGGGGCATTGGGTCGGGACGGACCATGCTGGCGGCCGAGGTGCTGGGGGCGGAGGGTGTGCAGATCGGAAGCCGTTTTGCCGTGAGCGTGGAATCCTCGGCCCATGAAAATTTTAAACAAAGGATCATCCAGAGCAACGAGGGCGACACGGTGGTGACACTGAAGCAGCTTACACCGGTGCGTTTGATCAAAAATAAATTCTACCTGAAAGTGCAGGAGGCCGAATGGCGGGGCGCTTCGAAAGAAGAGCTGGACGGACTTTTGGGAAAGCGCCGTTCGAAAACCGGTATCTTTGAAGGCGATCTGGACGAGGGTGAATTGGAGATCGGCCAGGTGAGCGCCGCGCTAAAGAAAATTGAAACGGCCGCCGAGATCGTGAAGAGTGTTTGGGAGGAATATGGTTTACTCAAAAAATCGCTCTGCCCATGA
- a CDS encoding VOC family protein, translated as MNIVKIKETCLYVHDLEEARNFYHDVLGLPVISYLPGKHLFLRAGDSVLLCFNPDDSKTKKSPPPHYGGGQQHFAFEVPKDDYERTKAEIKGKGITLIDEVIWSSGRESFYFHDPAGNILEVLPDAGIWD; from the coding sequence ATGAATATTGTCAAGATCAAGGAAACGTGTCTTTATGTGCACGACCTGGAAGAGGCCAGGAATTTTTATCACGACGTGTTGGGCCTCCCTGTTATCAGCTATCTGCCGGGCAAGCATCTCTTTCTCCGCGCCGGAGATTCCGTGTTGTTGTGTTTCAACCCCGATGATTCAAAAACAAAAAAGAGCCCACCGCCTCACTATGGTGGAGGACAGCAGCACTTTGCCTTTGAAGTGCCGAAAGACGACTATGAACGGACGAAAGCAGAGATCAAAGGAAAAGGGATCACCCTCATCGACGAGGTGATCTGGAGCAGTGGTCGGGAATCGTTTTACTTTCACGACCCTGCAGGAAACATTTTAGAAGTGCTGCCCGATGCGGGCATTTGGGACTAA
- the recG gene encoding ATP-dependent DNA helicase RecG: MTGFFDTSIEYLKGVGPQRAAMLNKELQIFTYGDLIQHYPFRYEDRTKFYTIKELNEDMPFVQIKGVLKGKELVGAGFKKRLVGYFADDSGEMELVWFQGINWINDKLKPGAAYVAFGKPARFGNFFSIAHPEVEPLTVSNENGGFLHPVYPLSEKLRTRKIDSKTLSRIMQQLLTLAENRIRETLPVSIQKANHLIPKKEALLNIHFPKSHELLAQARQRLKFEELFYVQLRLLKMKLIRQEKMRGQVFQDATLLTKFYHEHLPFPLTNAQKKVIKEIYADLKSGQQMNRLLQGDVGSGKTIVGFICMLVAVSSGAQCALMAPTEILAQQHYKGLQRYADKMSIPLALLTGSTKKAERKKIHEALQSGELKILIGTHALLEEEVQFRNLGLSIVDEQHRFGVAQRSKLWQKNESVYPHVLVMTATPIPRTLAMTLYGDLDISVIDELPAGRKPIKTIHKFDAHRLQVNQFLRDQVEAGRQVYIVYPLIEESEKLDLKHLMDGYESVSRAFPDYAVSILHGKMKPEAKDYEMKRFASGETKMMVATTVIEVGVDVPNASVMVIENAERFGLSQLHQLRGRVGRGAEQSYCILMTDVKLSADSKVRLQTMVKTNNGFDIAETDLKLRGPGDLMGTQQSGVLDLLIADLGKDGPLLQTAREEAIKLLKDDPELEKPEHSVVKTQIESRRPSAMNWSRIS, translated from the coding sequence ATGACCGGATTTTTTGATACGTCTATTGAATACCTGAAAGGAGTGGGTCCTCAACGTGCTGCGATGCTCAACAAAGAGCTGCAGATCTTTACCTATGGCGACCTCATTCAACATTATCCCTTTCGATATGAGGACCGAACAAAATTTTATACCATAAAAGAGCTGAACGAAGATATGCCCTTTGTTCAAATCAAGGGTGTGTTGAAAGGCAAAGAGTTGGTGGGCGCCGGATTTAAAAAACGGTTGGTAGGTTACTTCGCAGACGATAGTGGAGAGATGGAGTTGGTATGGTTCCAGGGTATCAATTGGATAAACGACAAACTAAAGCCCGGGGCAGCGTATGTAGCCTTTGGCAAACCCGCGCGCTTTGGCAACTTCTTTAGTATTGCCCACCCGGAAGTGGAGCCGTTGACGGTCAGCAACGAGAACGGCGGATTTCTTCACCCGGTCTATCCCTTGTCGGAAAAGCTAAGAACCCGGAAGATCGACAGCAAGACCTTGTCGCGGATCATGCAACAACTGCTCACGTTGGCGGAGAATCGGATACGCGAGACCTTACCCGTGAGCATTCAAAAAGCCAACCACCTCATCCCGAAGAAAGAGGCACTGCTCAATATCCATTTCCCAAAAAGCCACGAGCTGCTGGCCCAGGCCCGGCAACGTTTGAAATTTGAAGAGCTCTTCTATGTTCAACTGCGGTTGTTGAAGATGAAGCTCATCCGCCAGGAAAAGATGAGGGGACAGGTGTTTCAGGACGCCACCTTGCTAACGAAGTTTTATCACGAGCATCTTCCTTTTCCGCTGACCAACGCGCAGAAGAAAGTGATCAAGGAAATTTATGCCGATCTGAAATCGGGCCAGCAAATGAACCGCCTGCTGCAAGGCGATGTGGGCAGCGGCAAGACCATCGTGGGTTTCATTTGTATGCTGGTGGCGGTTAGCTCCGGCGCCCAATGTGCATTGATGGCGCCGACCGAGATCCTGGCGCAGCAACATTACAAAGGCTTGCAGCGCTATGCCGACAAAATGAGCATACCCCTAGCGTTGCTTACCGGTTCGACCAAGAAGGCCGAGCGCAAGAAAATTCACGAAGCCCTGCAAAGCGGGGAATTAAAAATACTCATCGGCACACACGCCTTATTGGAAGAAGAAGTGCAATTTCGAAACCTGGGCTTGTCGATCGTGGATGAGCAGCATCGTTTTGGTGTGGCGCAACGATCGAAATTGTGGCAGAAAAATGAATCGGTATATCCCCATGTGTTGGTGATGACCGCCACACCAATTCCGCGTACACTGGCCATGACGTTGTATGGAGACCTGGATATTTCGGTGATCGATGAATTGCCCGCGGGGCGAAAACCCATTAAGACCATCCACAAGTTCGATGCCCACCGGTTGCAGGTAAACCAATTTCTCCGCGACCAGGTGGAAGCCGGGCGCCAAGTCTATATTGTATATCCGCTGATCGAGGAATCGGAAAAGCTGGATCTGAAACACCTCATGGATGGCTATGAAAGTGTGAGCCGCGCCTTCCCGGACTATGCCGTCAGCATTCTTCACGGCAAGATGAAGCCGGAGGCCAAGGACTATGAGATGAAACGCTTTGCCAGCGGTGAAACAAAAATGATGGTGGCCACCACGGTGATCGAGGTGGGGGTGGATGTTCCCAATGCGTCGGTGATGGTGATCGAGAATGCCGAACGTTTTGGGCTCTCACAGCTGCACCAGCTGCGGGGGAGGGTGGGCCGTGGAGCGGAACAATCGTATTGCATCCTGATGACGGATGTGAAACTGAGCGCCGATTCCAAAGTGCGCCTGCAAACCATGGTGAAGACCAACAACGGTTTCGACATCGCCGAAACCGATCTGAAGCTGCGCGGTCCCGGCGACCTGATGGGTACGCAGCAAAGTGGCGTGCTGGATTTGCTTATCGCCGATCTGGGCAAAGACGGCCCGCTGCTGCAAACGGCCCGCGAAGAGGCCATCAAGCTGTTGAAGGATGACCCGGAATTGGAGAAACCGGAACACAGCGTTGTGAAAACGCAAATAGAATCCCGGAGACCTTCGGCCATGAACTGGAGTCGCATCAGTTAG
- a CDS encoding triple tyrosine motif-containing protein has translation MVQTEQGIMYFATRSGVLEFDGRNWNLIPGKGAIYSLQIDAAGDMYWAGADGYGKLEADDKGFLQLKTWSRPEVKDVYQCLVVKDKVYFLTDVALYMHKEETKPIRLPATTLSGSFTGMTELFGSIYLNTGQGILKADGDHLVATTLGFSNEDEILFSSAYQNMYIVGLANNKLYLCGEDLRPREMVLEDQPYITASVVVSGSWVNRDLLVLGTLRGGLIFIHAASGKTQEIINYSTGLPDNEVYALMNDKSQSIWLAHEYGFTRVSPYLPFRSFSHYDGLQGNLLCALSLGDQVYVGTSLGLYALQKEEVFEEVIHYDYVLKPAKKEVKKEAAPPLASPPAEETKPPVAEAQSKKKGFLWFLKRKRVESKPTTEGKADVAVTPVEPEATSPANTNPAAKPSYQRIKKVEKVLRSAHYVYKKVAGIDAKITSLEQVGDHLVAAGLGGAYEVTGLQAWPLVEEPVRSVFNAADEKMLFISTYKDEIRTMVLGEEGWQTSSILNPLDEPVIHIFKGAEHEFWLCGLDQVHRVEIENQQIKTIQSIPVNNPNFDGTAGIFRKNEVVAINSQGFFKYDRSRQTFVPIDTLAKPLRYFASDNDIWFRDAHRWNLFGQHPGQSNLDLLNLFSDLRFIASDQTSDNLWLITGNNELYKFFGEKFTPYEPGYPLLLKSVRNDNRKVSRAGLMELDQEKSSVSFEIVQPDYLGSESVEYRYQLFGLEKGWSEWSSSYNIVDFPYLPAGEYTLMAQAKDIFGKVQDLPPVKFEVLPPYWKRPWFYAMEFALFASLVLLSFRLSTRYRFISRILSLLTIILLIQFIQTAIGETFETRTSPVKDFFVQVLVAFLILPVEGYLRKLMLRSLGAQTALHRFVSPKPPVAVEEKQEEN, from the coding sequence ATGGTGCAAACGGAACAAGGCATCATGTACTTCGCCACGCGCAGCGGCGTGCTGGAGTTTGACGGCCGCAATTGGAATCTTATTCCCGGCAAAGGCGCCATATACTCTCTTCAAATAGACGCCGCCGGCGACATGTACTGGGCCGGCGCCGACGGCTACGGCAAGCTGGAGGCCGATGATAAAGGATTTCTGCAACTGAAAACCTGGTCGCGGCCCGAGGTGAAGGATGTATACCAGTGCCTGGTGGTAAAAGACAAGGTCTACTTTCTCACCGACGTGGCCTTGTATATGCATAAAGAGGAAACGAAACCCATACGCCTACCGGCCACCACGCTGAGCGGATCATTTACGGGTATGACGGAGCTCTTCGGCTCCATTTACCTTAACACCGGTCAAGGCATTTTGAAGGCAGATGGCGATCATCTGGTGGCGACCACCTTGGGCTTTTCGAATGAGGATGAAATTTTGTTTTCCTCGGCCTATCAAAACATGTATATCGTCGGGTTGGCCAACAACAAATTGTATCTCTGTGGGGAAGACCTCAGGCCGCGCGAAATGGTGCTGGAAGATCAGCCCTATATCACGGCGAGTGTGGTGGTGAGCGGCTCGTGGGTGAATCGGGACTTGCTGGTCCTGGGCACCTTGCGCGGAGGATTGATCTTTATCCATGCGGCTTCGGGAAAAACGCAAGAGATCATCAACTATTCCACGGGGCTGCCCGACAACGAAGTCTATGCACTGATGAATGACAAGAGTCAGAGCATTTGGTTGGCCCATGAATATGGGTTTACCCGGGTGTCGCCTTATTTGCCGTTCCGGTCGTTTAGTCACTATGATGGATTGCAGGGCAACTTGTTGTGTGCCCTTTCCTTGGGAGACCAGGTGTATGTGGGCACGTCGCTCGGATTGTACGCCCTGCAAAAGGAGGAAGTGTTTGAAGAGGTCATTCATTACGATTATGTTCTGAAACCGGCAAAAAAGGAAGTTAAAAAAGAAGCTGCCCCGCCGTTGGCATCACCGCCTGCCGAAGAAACAAAACCCCCGGTGGCCGAGGCGCAATCCAAGAAAAAGGGCTTCCTGTGGTTCCTGAAGCGGAAAAGAGTGGAGTCCAAGCCAACCACCGAAGGCAAGGCCGATGTGGCCGTGACGCCCGTTGAACCCGAGGCGACGTCACCGGCCAACACCAACCCGGCGGCAAAGCCTTCTTATCAGCGGATAAAAAAAGTCGAGAAAGTACTTCGCAGTGCCCATTACGTGTATAAAAAAGTGGCGGGCATCGACGCCAAGATCACCAGCCTGGAGCAGGTGGGCGATCATCTGGTGGCTGCCGGTTTAGGAGGCGCCTACGAAGTGACCGGTCTTCAGGCCTGGCCCCTCGTGGAGGAGCCCGTGCGCTCCGTTTTTAATGCGGCCGATGAAAAAATGCTTTTCATCTCAACCTATAAAGACGAGATCCGGACGATGGTGTTGGGCGAGGAAGGGTGGCAGACTTCGAGCATACTGAACCCGCTGGACGAGCCGGTGATCCATATTTTTAAAGGTGCCGAGCATGAATTTTGGCTGTGCGGCCTGGACCAGGTGCACCGGGTGGAGATTGAAAACCAACAGATCAAAACGATTCAGTCCATCCCCGTGAACAATCCGAACTTCGACGGTACAGCCGGCATCTTTCGGAAGAATGAAGTAGTGGCCATCAACTCGCAGGGATTTTTCAAATACGACCGAAGTCGCCAGACCTTTGTGCCGATCGATACCTTGGCCAAACCCCTCCGGTATTTTGCCAGCGACAACGACATTTGGTTTCGCGATGCACACCGTTGGAATTTGTTTGGGCAGCATCCCGGCCAGAGCAACCTGGACCTGCTCAACCTGTTTAGCGACCTCCGTTTTATAGCGTCCGACCAAACGTCCGACAACCTGTGGCTCATCACCGGAAACAATGAGCTTTATAAATTCTTTGGCGAGAAATTCACGCCCTACGAGCCCGGTTACCCCCTTTTGCTAAAGTCGGTTCGCAACGATAACCGAAAGGTTTCGCGGGCGGGCTTGATGGAGCTGGACCAGGAAAAGAGCTCGGTCTCTTTTGAGATCGTTCAGCCCGACTACCTGGGCTCAGAGTCGGTGGAATACCGCTACCAACTTTTTGGATTGGAGAAGGGTTGGTCGGAATGGTCCAGCAGCTATAACATCGTTGACTTTCCCTACCTGCCTGCAGGCGAATACACCCTGATGGCACAGGCGAAGGATATTTTTGGAAAGGTGCAGGACCTGCCGCCGGTGAAGTTCGAGGTATTGCCCCCCTATTGGAAACGGCCATGGTTCTATGCGATGGAATTCGCTTTGTTTGCTTCCTTGGTGCTGTTGTCGTTCCGGTTAAGTACACGCTACCGGTTCATCAGCCGGATCCTGTCGTTGCTTACTATTATCTTGTTGATTCAATTTATCCAGACGGCCATAGGGGAGACGTTCGAAACGAGGACCAGCCCCGTGAAAGATTTCTTTGTGCAAGTGCTGGTGGCCTTTCTTATTTTGCCGGTAGAGGGATACCTCCGGAAGCTTATGCTGAGATCGTTGGGCGCCCAGACGGCCCTTCATCGTTTTGTGTCACCTAAGCCTCCCGTGGCGGTAGAGGAGAAGCAAGAAGAGAATTAA
- a CDS encoding PAS domain S-box protein, which yields MKPKPKHTGELTTQSSKALIENAHEGIVVYDLKGKIKFASSSVRKIVGYKEAELLGRSGKEFVHPEDVKEATQAFVDLLARPGKSITIQERLRHKKGHYFWAESTLTNFAHLPDIRGVVSNFRDVSEKKNAEEAIRQSQELLLTINRNVSEGIFMGIVGQRLIYVNDAFLRIMGYAKPEEMMKLAPRQLYADEAQQKKIQKQLKQTGTLKNVEAIFRRKNGEEFLGVLNVNLLHHEGKDDHLVGTLRDVTREKKAEADLIESRNFLRNVIDTVAAPLFVKDDRHRWVMMNEEFGNLIGRPEKEIIGKTDRDFLPKAEAKVFWDIDNQVLKTGKTTVNQERLTSAKEGVRDLLTVKSRYVSEKGEKFIIGFISDITVANRVQQKINQLNANLQGIMESTRESIYAVDNHFCYLAFNDNHKRIMKLLYGADIKVGSDKIKQLKGSSDTPWIKEEIMKAMKGTIFMSEHYLHYPKYKGYIQTTYNPIRDENGKVRGVAVFVKDITERKRFEGIIQSIHANMQGVIESTADRILAVDKKYRYLVFNRSHAEAVKRMLNKDLKVGDNLLEIMKASPDISKGLRRNLIRAMKGEQFSSEGAMPDKTMWESSFNPIYDNDKNISGVAVFARDVTERKRIEAQLKTLNEELMQQNFQLAAQEEELKATLEELSERNFELDQLMYKTSHDLRSPLASIMGLVNLANLDKDEASRDNYLSKIEGRIKKLDEFIRSMLDYARVNRVEMVPENIDLKAVAQNCIRELEYLDNFKAVRITVQAKGDASFRSDPLRVNIIFSNIISNAYKYFNPEAESFLTIKMEMTTTQARIDFQDNGIGIKPEHLTKIFNMFYRATDRSQGSGLGMYIVKQAIEKLGGTIDMKSEYGRGTRIKITLPNMPA from the coding sequence ATGAAACCAAAGCCAAAACATACCGGTGAGCTAACCACCCAGAGCTCTAAGGCACTGATCGAAAATGCCCACGAAGGCATTGTTGTGTACGATCTAAAGGGCAAAATTAAATTTGCTTCCTCCAGCGTGCGAAAGATCGTGGGCTATAAGGAAGCCGAACTACTCGGAAGATCGGGGAAAGAATTTGTTCACCCCGAAGATGTGAAGGAGGCCACGCAAGCTTTTGTGGATCTGTTGGCGAGGCCGGGCAAAAGCATCACGATTCAGGAACGCCTCCGGCACAAGAAAGGCCACTACTTCTGGGCCGAGTCAACGCTCACCAACTTCGCGCATTTGCCCGACATCCGCGGGGTGGTCTCTAACTTTCGCGACGTTTCGGAAAAGAAAAATGCAGAGGAGGCTATCCGTCAAAGCCAGGAGCTGTTGCTCACCATCAACCGGAATGTCTCGGAAGGAATTTTTATGGGCATCGTAGGCCAGCGGCTCATCTACGTGAACGATGCCTTTCTAAGGATCATGGGCTATGCAAAGCCTGAGGAAATGATGAAGCTCGCTCCGCGGCAATTGTATGCCGACGAAGCGCAACAGAAAAAAATACAGAAACAATTAAAGCAAACGGGTACCCTCAAAAATGTGGAGGCTATTTTTCGCCGCAAGAACGGCGAGGAATTCCTGGGCGTTCTCAATGTGAACTTGCTGCATCATGAAGGCAAGGACGACCACCTCGTGGGCACCCTGCGCGACGTCACCCGCGAGAAGAAGGCAGAAGCGGATCTCATCGAGTCGCGAAATTTTTTAAGGAACGTGATCGACACCGTAGCGGCCCCGCTCTTTGTGAAAGATGACCGCCACCGTTGGGTGATGATGAATGAGGAATTCGGAAACCTGATCGGCCGGCCCGAAAAGGAGATCATTGGCAAGACCGACCGCGATTTCCTCCCGAAAGCCGAAGCCAAGGTTTTTTGGGACATCGACAATCAAGTGCTAAAGACGGGCAAGACGACCGTCAACCAGGAGCGCCTCACGTCGGCCAAAGAAGGCGTGCGCGATTTGCTCACGGTGAAGTCGCGTTACGTGAGCGAGAAGGGCGAGAAATTTATCATCGGCTTTATCTCCGACATTACGGTCGCGAACCGGGTGCAGCAAAAAATAAATCAGCTTAACGCCAATTTGCAAGGCATTATGGAAAGCACCCGCGAATCCATCTATGCGGTTGACAACCATTTTTGCTACCTCGCTTTCAATGACAATCATAAACGGATCATGAAGTTGCTGTATGGGGCCGATATCAAAGTGGGTTCCGACAAGATCAAACAACTGAAAGGTTCCTCCGATACTCCGTGGATCAAAGAGGAGATCATGAAAGCGATGAAGGGCACGATCTTTATGTCCGAGCACTATCTCCATTATCCAAAATACAAGGGCTACATCCAAACGACTTACAATCCCATTCGCGATGAGAACGGAAAGGTGAGAGGCGTGGCCGTTTTTGTGAAGGACATAACGGAACGCAAACGGTTTGAAGGCATTATTCAATCCATACACGCCAACATGCAGGGGGTCATTGAAAGCACGGCCGACCGGATATTGGCGGTTGACAAAAAATACCGGTACCTCGTCTTCAACCGCTCGCATGCCGAGGCCGTGAAACGCATGCTCAACAAGGACCTGAAGGTGGGCGACAACCTGCTGGAGATCATGAAGGCGTCGCCCGACATCAGCAAAGGGCTGCGGCGCAATCTTATCCGGGCCATGAAAGGCGAACAGTTCTCCTCCGAAGGCGCCATGCCGGACAAAACCATGTGGGAAAGCTCATTCAACCCCATTTATGACAACGACAAGAACATTTCAGGGGTAGCGGTTTTTGCCCGGGATGTGACGGAACGAAAACGAATCGAAGCGCAACTCAAGACCTTGAATGAAGAGCTGATGCAACAAAATTTCCAACTGGCCGCTCAGGAAGAAGAATTGAAGGCTACCTTGGAAGAACTCTCGGAGCGCAACTTTGAATTGGACCAGCTCATGTACAAGACCTCGCACGACCTGCGCTCGCCACTGGCGTCTATCATGGGCCTGGTGAATCTGGCTAACCTGGACAAAGACGAAGCCAGCCGCGACAACTATCTGAGCAAAATCGAGGGGCGTATCAAAAAGCTTGATGAATTTATCCGTTCCATGCTGGACTATGCGCGGGTGAACCGCGTGGAGATGGTGCCGGAGAACATTGACCTGAAGGCCGTAGCTCAAAACTGTATTCGCGAGTTGGAATATCTCGACAATTTCAAGGCCGTGCGCATCACCGTACAGGCGAAAGGCGACGCTTCATTCCGCAGCGATCCGCTGCGCGTGAACATCATTTTCAGCAACATTATTTCCAATGCCTATAAATATTTCAATCCGGAAGCGGAGAGTTTTCTGACCATAAAAATGGAAATGACGACTACCCAGGCCCGGATCGATTTTCAGGACAATGGTATAGGCATAAAGCCTGAACATCTGACCAAGATCTTCAACATGTTTTACCGGGCTACGGACCGGTCGCAGGGCTCGGGTCTGGGCATGTATATTGTGAAGCAGGCCATCGAAAAATTGGGGGGCACCATCGACATGAAAAGTGAGTATGGCAGGGGCACACGGATCAAGATCACTTTACCGAACATGCCCGCATGA
- a CDS encoding DinB family protein, which yields MTKPDLQAVPTAFKHYVENVKDQDMLEALKDSNVKFLSIIRSLPEEKGAYAYAEGKWTIKEMLCHMMDAERIFAYRALRFARNDSTALPGFDENSYAPEANAAARTLASLIREMETLRQTTLDLFANFTPAMLDRKGTASNMPMSVLTLGYIISGHETHHRKVLTERYLAK from the coding sequence ATGACAAAACCCGACCTGCAAGCTGTTCCGACAGCCTTCAAACATTACGTTGAAAATGTGAAAGACCAGGACATGCTGGAGGCCTTGAAAGACTCCAACGTGAAATTTCTTTCGATCATACGATCGCTCCCCGAAGAAAAGGGCGCTTATGCCTATGCCGAAGGCAAATGGACCATCAAGGAAATGCTTTGCCACATGATGGATGCCGAGCGGATCTTCGCCTACCGTGCTCTTCGTTTTGCGCGCAACGACAGCACAGCCCTGCCCGGATTTGACGAGAACAGCTACGCTCCCGAAGCGAATGCCGCCGCCCGCACCTTGGCCAGCCTGATCCGGGAAATGGAAACGCTGCGTCAAACCACCCTCGATCTGTTTGCAAACTTCACACCGGCTATGCTGGATCGCAAAGGCACAGCGAGTAACATGCCCATGAGCGTGTTGACGTTGGGCTATATTATTTCCGGGCACGAAACCCATCACCGGAAAGTTCTCACGGAACGATACCTGGCCAAATAG